ATCCCTGCCAATATGAACTTACCTTGCAAATTTGTGCTGGCTCAGGACAAGAACCTTTCCACGAACCTCTGCCACAATCTTGCTCTTATCCTCTGGCCTGCCGTGCTCCAGCACATGCTGAATGACGTAATTGCCATACTGATCCTGCAGGAGGCAGTGGAGGTATGTGATTAGAGCAAATAGCTAAGCTGGTGATCATGAATCGCAGTGAATCAATGTGACACCCTTTACTCTCATGTTGTTCATGCACTACTATTCCCCATTGGTCGTAATTGGTGTGAAATAATCATGCATTGCTATGACGACAGGTAGATGAATGAGTGACACCCCCATTTGTAGTCTTACACCAAATACCATTACGTCATCACTGCGGAAGGTCAGACAAAATAGATGCTGCTGGTTTGGAGTATTGCTGACCAGACAACACAACCAAGAGCATCTTTGCCCCTTCAGAATGGGTGATAGACAGTTATGGGTGTGATTTTAGTGAAAAACTTACACTTGAAGCAGTGTGGCACGATGGAGACAAAAACTCACCTGACCAGGCAACAGGCAACaactgagggtttttttttttgtttgtttttttaattataatttgtttttgttatagCAGGAATTTGCTGGGTAAGTAATAatgttaaacattttaaattgcataaTCCATTTCCTGtcaatctgcttttttttttttttttttttttaaacgtggGTAATTTTGTTCTAGGGCTTGACTTAAAAGTTTCAAGTACTCAAGGTCAAGTTAAAAAGGTGTTTGGAGGATTTTACTTGTCCAAACTGCTCCTGGGGAGCTGCTATCAACTTCAAGTGAAACCcagaggatgaggagaaaaaCTGATTGATCAGGAGACGCGGTAGGCCTAAGAGAGGGGTTACCAGAGAGCACAGAAGCAAGTGCCTTGTGAATCTTCTGTGGGAAAAGAGCCTGATTAAGGCAAAGCAAGAGGGGGAAAAggcagaaaaggaaaggaggcaACGacggggagggaggaaggagaggctTGCTCAGGGGGGTTAGAACGAGGTCTGTGAAAGTGGGGAGTTGGAGGACAACTATGTTAAAAATCAGACTTTTTacatcagaaaagaaaaagggagaaaggaaggTAACACGGGGACATCCGCGAGAGAGAGGCAAATTGCTCTGACCTTGAACAGTGCATCGCTGGACACTGTATAATATGTTTTGGGTGTCATCTCCAATGATACGCCTTGATATTTCTAGATGGAATAAGTGGGGGGCAGGGTGGATGTTTCAGTAGTCAAATCACAGGTCAGATGTAATGACAATAGCATAATTACATTCATCCTTACCATTATCCTTAAACATTGCATCTACAAGACCACAGACTACACAGCAAACAATGACactaaaaacaatatgaaatactCAAACAAGAAGGGGACGTGCACATCAACAGGACAGGCACACGACTCACTAATGATCAATCACATCTAGAAAACATGACTGCTGCATCTGCAATGGATCTGGCCATGGAATTGAGACCAGATGCAAGGCCAGATACGCATACCTGGCCAAGCTGTTCAGAATGCTGatgcagctcctccaggatgGGCAGAGTCTGCTCCTGGGTGCAGTGCTCCAAAATCCTTTGGATCACTCTACATCCGTAGGGGTGGGTAGAAAGCACAAACACCTGGGACAAGAGGGTAAGAGCAACAGCAAATCAATGCACAAGTAGTACCACTAATGTGAGGTTTCTCTATTCTGAAACTGATTGCTGCTTGTGTGATGATCTCCACtgacacaaaatgtaaattgtatGAGCAGATAAACCACTGCTTATGAGTGTACCCACCTGACCCTGGAAGGCATCGATAATAAACTGTAGGGCCTGAGGCTGAACACACTCAATACACTTCTGCACCACATGGTTTCCATTCTGGTCCTTCACACACTTCAACACATGGCCATCCAACTCACGAACAATGTCACTCTGAAATGGTAAGATTTGGGTGTGCAGGGGAAAACTGGTGCTGTAACAGGTATCTATTGTGCTGAATTTTAAGAATGACTGAAAAGGAAACAACTTTTAAAAAAGCCAGCAAAAACCTTGTTAGAAAGAAGTGAAATCTCACTTACAATTACCTGCTGGTCAGAGGATATGGACTCCAAGGCTTTCTGGATGACACGGCAACCGTACATCTGGAGAGCCAGAGGGAGGACATGCCCACGGATACGTGTTGCCAAAGCCAATTTCTGATCTGCACTTCCAAACTGCatgacaacacaaaaaaaaaaaaaaaacgcattcAACATTACGTAATGGATTCACTTTCATGCTCTCTGGGAGCTATATAAAAATAGAAGCAATGTATTAGCTCATCTCTCACTGCTGACATTCAAATGACATCTTTTATTAACTCTGATAACCCAACCTCAAAGAACTTCTGGATGACGTAATTCCCAAAGACATCAGTCATCAACTGATATGCTGCTTGCAGAATCTCTCCAAACACCATCTGCCTCTCAGCAGGAGTGGCCCTCTCCAGCTTCTGCTGTATAAACCTGGCAAAACAAGATCAGAGGAAAGAGTTGAGATACCCAAGACACCCTTACCCAATTTACACTTGTATAGAAATGCAGCATTAAAGAAAAGTCAAAGTGAGCacagatttttatttcactgcagaCAAAAACTAATTTTAACCCAGATTCTGGCTTAAAATGAGCACCCTGCTTTTGGCTTGCTTTTGCTTTAGGCAAGTTCACCAGTGTATATCAACAGTTTGTTATATGTGTGGCTGAATGTGTATCCCAGCCACCTGGATCCATGCTGGTCCTGAGAGAACTCCACCATGTGTCCTGGCAGGTCGCGGAGCTGGAGGTTGGGGAAGCGGTTGTTCCTGAAGTCTTCCAAGAGACGGCTGCGCCCGGATGGCATGACGTCAGAGCGGCTGTAGCGCGGCCGAGAGGGAGGAAACAGCTGGCTGCTGGAGTTGAACAAACTGGATGTCCCGCCGGTGCTGCGGTACTTGGCCTCTGCTCCAGGGGCTGCAGAGATGTAGCGCCCACTGCCGTTTGTCAGGCCACCTATGATTACAGGATGGAAAAATCATGACTGGGCACTGTGGCGGTGGTAGAGGAGTTCCATGAAAAATGTGCAGCACTTATTAACTGACACACTGTAGCCTATCCTGTACATTCaacctctttctctgctctgctcgcAGTGATATCACATTTCTGCCAATTGCTCTCTCAGACTCTCTCAACCTGACATTACGCATTGCCTTTTTCTTTAAATGGAGCTAAGCCACTCTTAACAGTACCCGTCAAGTAgatccttcattcattcatttcctaaACGGCTTATCCTCGTAAGAGTCGTGGGGGTTGCTGGggcctatcccagtgctcatttGGCAGAAGGCAGGTGAAACACCCTGGAaagtcaccagtccatcacagggcagacagacaaacaagcaaattcACACCTAGTATGGATGTCCAGTTCACCTatcttgcatgtctttggactgtgggaggaaactggagctcctggcagaaacccacacagacatggGGAGAatatgcaaactccacacagaaaatcgaacccaggaccttcttgctgtgaggtgacaatgctaaccactgcaccactgtgccgtcatgaaaaataaagagagggTAGGAGTCTAAGATTTGATATTCAATGATAACGAAGGGTGTGCTCACACAGTGTGCAAGTGAAAATCATTAGTAGCCCACTGATATTAATGATTGTGTGGAATTTTAGCAGCAGCGCTCATAATTCTGAAGTAACTGAGCGCTGCTGCTGATTAAGTTTTCTATATCTAGTACAACTATATACATACACTGCACACGATAATTTGGGTGGTTCAAGTGCTCTAAACTGCAGGCAGTAACCACTCCATGAACATTGGGCTTACCTAGGTGAAGGCTGGAAGAAGATCCAtgagaggagggcagagaagGTGGGGGTGTGAGTGGGGAGTGTCCCGGTGTTAGACCAATGGGGCTGGGTGAGGAGGAGTAACCCAGGCTGTTATAGAAGGGTTGGCCGATGGGAGTTAAACTGCTGCCGCCACGTTTGTACAAGTCTGAACTTGCCAACAGCGAGTCCCTGCGAGAAACACTGCTACTAGTGGAGCTGGACACTGCACGAAATGGAAAAGAGAACAAGTGtgacaaaacagagcaaagaTAATAATTTTAGCTCTTAATTCCGATGTAGCCTAGTGTTTAGTCACTGACCAGAGGAGCCAAACCCTCCAAGAGCAGAGCCCAAGCCCACACCAAGGGAGCCTCCAGTGCTGCTGAAGCCCAGAGAGGAGCTGGGTGGTGGGGGAGCGGCAGAGGTGTGAGAGAACAGGGAGCTGCTCTGAGAGGTGGCAGGAACTGATCCAGAGCCGTAGAAGGAGCTGGAAGGGAGGCCACTGCTGGGTGggggaggctgctgctgctgaggctggggcTGAGGCTGTGGCATGGAGCGGTATAGCCCATTGGCCGGAGGACCAGACATACTGTTACCAGAGCCGGATGCCGACACCGCTGCTGCTaacggaggagagagagggggagagaaagaccAGGTGAGGTTGTTTGAAGCTGCAAAGGGTCAAGAGGACCAGAGTGGTATTGTGTATTTGAGATAAGGGATGAGtaaatgcatgtttgtgtatgacttccaaaaaaaacaaaacaaaagccaagAGGCACCACGGTATAGTATGAGCCTAGCAGACCCACAATAATGGCCTTATACTGAGATAAATCATACACAGCtgattaaaattcaaaatgaaccTCTACATGGTGCTTCTAATAAGCAAGATGACACTGGGTCTTACTACTTTAAGTGCCATCTGGTAAAAGTATCATTTGTTTGATCCAGCTTGGATAGtcagtaggtttttttttttttatagcttcCCATCCATACACTGAAATATCTATATTTGGAGGTGAGCTAGTATTCACCagcttgtgctgctgctgggttgATCAGGAGTGGGGTCTGAACGAGACGGACAGGCCCACCCAGGCCTGTTCGGGCCCCAGGGCCCATCACCAGGGCTCCGGTCTGGTCATAGTATGCTGCAGGGGCCAATACCTGATAACCTGTGGAGAAAAGCACAGAGATGGCAGTCTGATTATTACAGGTAAGATCTTTATATAGGTACCAACCAATGAGAAAGTTGTTTTTGGTGTCAAGAACTTTGTCTtcacataagaaaaaataaacagcttcAATAACTTATACAAGAAATTGGAAAATTACTGTAAACCAAGTTAATCTATTATAGCTATGAGTAGTATGTATGAGTAAGTGGTGGTTTGGTGATAACCAATATCGAGTCATCTACTGACCTGGCATCCCAGTGTAGGCCAAGGCGGGGTTTGCAGCAGCTGCTGCGGCTAAAGACTCCTGTTGGCTCTGCTGGCCCTGTCCAGGTGTAAGAGGGCGCTGATTGGTTCCTGTGCGCATCACCTTCACAAAGGATGGATATTATCAAACCACAGGCTGCCATAACACAGCATTACAAGATGACAGCatttaaaatgttcaaaaatccagttttagtttcagttaacAGATCATGGAAGCTTGTGAATGAAGTTTTCCCTTAAGTTCTGTTTAAATCCTTCCATCACACACTTTTAATCAGCATTTTATCAGAGATCCCATGTCAAATTCTGCCATTTAACAGGTCTGTGTCATTCATATTGGGAAGGTTTAAAATGTCTGTTAGCCACAAGCCAGTCAACAAAATAAGGAATTTATTCGAAAAATGTCCCAAGAACAATCATCTCACCTAATCTagacataaaaatatttataaccTTACAAggtgctatatatatatatatatatataaccaaGCAAGGTTTATATAGTACCCTGCAGGACTAAACAATCATAAAGTGTCAATGAAATACAATAAGAAAAACAGATCCATCAGTctacaaaaaggaaaataacaaaaaaagcaaataaaagaaaacataaaaactaagGAGGACtaaaaagggacagaatgaaataaataaacacatctttaaataaatacttaaaagtgtcaattaattaaaatgggaattaaatacataaatgtgtcattaaatgtgtcattaattcattaaaataccagctcatttaatgtaaaaacatatatatattattatttcactatttaattaattatttcatggaccggtgttgcagtgcttcatgaattaattttaaaaacaaaacataaaacactaaaaacagtTAAGTGTGGGAAGAAAAGATAAAGGAACACCGGAACACTGTCTATTAAAGTGAGCTTTTAGGGAGACTTAAAGGAAAGAAGACATGGTGCATTTcaaattcatgaaaaataaataaaaaaatatttatatgccAATATCAAGAAATCTGAAGGACAAAGGCTAGGCTGAATACTGCTCAGAAAGCAGTACGTTTCCTACCTGTGGCTGGCCAGGACCTGGACCCTGGTTGGATGCCTGCTGATTAGCTGAGTGATTGGCAGTAGCTGCGGCCTGTTGCTGGAAGAGGTTGGCTGGATACACACCCCAGGGAACACCGTAGTACTGCGGCGGAACCACTGTAGGGCCTGAGGAAAGACATTCAGATATTAAACTCGTTTCATACTTGTATCAACTGTTGAATCTAACAGCTGTGCATGTGTTCAAAATATTGCTGCATCTAATTTGGGGATTAAACTGAACAGAGGGCAAGGGatgaaaatgtgctgtgtgCTAACCTGCAAGcgtggctgctgctgccagccCAGCAGCAGTGTAGGGATCAGCTCCAGGGGGGGCAGCGTTAATGATGTACGGGTTTGGCACAAATGCAGGAGCAAGGCCAGCTGAGTAAAACAAGGACCAAACAGTGTAAATAACAGTTCCATATCAAACCTGAAATGGTTTAAAGTCACATTGCATTCTAGTtaacatgaaacacacaaagcTTTTCAACTACATATCTACATATGTAGAACATATCATctgggaaacagaaaaacaggccaACCTAccaagatgctgctgctgggctgcaGCCAGTGCATATTGTTGTTGCTGAGCCGCAGTGAGCTGCTGAACAGTCAGGTGATTGGATCTCTGGAATAACTGGtattaacaacaaaaacaaatcaacatcAAATAGTCAGTCAAAGTCAAGTTAAAGTTAAACTCACAGCTAACTGAATCTCTTGGTAGGTAATGTTTGTAATTAGGCTGACCTGCTGCTGGGAGTTGTAATCAAACAATCCTACTGGAGTCCCCGAGGAGTCCACTTGAATCTGGTTGCCAGCATAGTCAAACTGGAGGGACTCAACGCCAGCTTGTTGCTCCATCCCTCCCATGTTCTGGGCCTCCTGGTTCTGGAAGTCCTCAGTTGGGGCCTTGTTCTGGGCAGCGTTCTGCTGCTGGAGGGCATGGGGGTGGTGCTGACCCATCATCTCCAAACTGGTCTGACTGGGACCCATCCTCTCCACAGCCTCGGTGGGAGAAGCCTGGCGACTTCCAGGGGTTGGGCTGCATGAGCAAAGAAGTTGTTTAAGATCAAGGGCTGGTACACTCAGACACAGGGCTTAGCAAGAGCTATGACCCTCTTACATACAGAGTTTACATAGCCATGGTAAATGCACAAAActatatcttattttatttgacaattccatttcaaaacaaacaccagCTCTACCAGGACAGAGTGTTTACATTAAAGAAAAAGTCAGGACAAAACAATAAAGCCCTCAAGGCATGTTCAGACCAGACGCATAGCAAGTTTTTAACATGGCGTGATTACATATAAAGTGAATGCAAAGATGATAATTCAACCTGAGCGAAATTTGAGGCCTCATTTGCTTCGGTCTGCGAAGTGAAAACAAGCATagcatttggtctgaacacacattAAGGCTCAAAATCATTAGAACAtgacactaaaacacacatcGAATTAATACAATTTAAGTTCTGTAGGCAGTTCCTACATGCATGTGTCCTTAACAGACCAAAAGGAAAGCCAACACTGTTCAACTAGATGTTTCCTGTGATACAGTGTTACATTTCCTGGTTATGGTGGGTATACTGCACTAATCACACTGGTGTGAGGCTGTGAGTTACATGTGAACTGTGAATCAATGGAATGGCGAGGGCATCGTTCATGTCCTGCACAGCGCTGTAGTCCTAAACCTGAAGGCATTTCTATTAATAGTTTAATGACATTAAAGCATACTGTCTGCTTTCTTTATACATTTGAACAGCCAGTGAAGATTAGGTGAAGCAATACTCAAATCTGGCATTTTTGGAGTAATATAACCTAattttgcaaataataataataaataaataaaagaaaaggaaaacacatcaaacaatACAATCTACTGTTGttcaaatactaaaaaaaaaaaaaaaaaaaacttacttaAAGTCTTTGCAGTCTCTGTCCATGCCATTGAGAAGGCCTCTTCCATTGGCTTTTGAAGCATCACTCTCCTCTCCCACCTTCAGCTCTGGGTTCTTGTCCTCCTCAAATGGGGATGCCTTCTCTTGGGTGTCATTCTTCTCTCTTCCGTCTTGGTCAGTATCTGCTCCCCCCTGGaatcaaaagaaaaagtaaCAACTATTTGCCACTCCTGCGAATATGGGGATTCTGTGTGAAATTCTGTTATTTTAACACATATATGACTGGACAGAAGCTTGACTTACATAGCCTCCGTTCCTGTAGCGACCATCCATCTTGTCACCAGGAGAAGAGCTCAGGACATATTCCACCATGCTCACCCCCAGGCCTCCACCTTCTGAGCGAGGAGACAGCACGGAGTTGGCGTCGCCATTCCCGTGGAAGCTCTGGCCAGGTCGCCTCTGCACCATGATCGGCTGGGAAACTGAGTGATCTGAATGGGAAATAATTTGTTAGGATAAATAAAATAGCTGAAACAGTTGAGTTTGTGTAGCTGGAGTATATAAATGGTGGATATGGCATAGTTCTAACTTCAGTCACTTAATTGGGCTGACTGATGGCACTGTCCAACAGGGCAAAGATATACTGCCTGAAGCCAATCTTGATTAGTGCCTTGAAGTAAAATAAGCTGACAGACAACAGTTATAAACACAGGAAGAGCCACTCACGAGATGATCCCCATGCATtatctctccactcctctccaaGAAGCATCCCTTTCCTTCCATCCTTGGCCAGTTCATCAGAATCCCAGAGTTTTTTTGCTGGCAGAAGCTATAAAGAAAAGACATTTCTCTTAGATTAGAAATTACTTCACCTTGTTCAATACATGCAACATCCTTAATTTAAAGAGGTGAGATCACTTATGTGAAAATGTTAAGATTTTAATAGTGTGTAAGCCTGAATATCTATATTTGACTCTTAACACATTGGTGGACTACTGAAAACAAATTTAGATAATTAATTAAGGTGCATGCTTTTTTGCAGTTGACACTATATGGAGTAagcccttgttttttttttttttttttactagaagAAAGAGTGATGTTGTTAGACTGTAGAAATACACCAACATTAATAGGTAAGGGTTATTGAAAAAATGACATACATTGTTTGGTTGGTAAGCTTGAGGTTTGGTTATAAGGTTCTACTCTAGAGTAGTCTTGATT
The genomic region above belongs to Myripristis murdjan chromosome 24, fMyrMur1.1, whole genome shotgun sequence and contains:
- the pum2 gene encoding pumilio homolog 2 isoform X6, which translates into the protein MSVPCSILGMNDVGWQETRGGMLHANGAPETGGVRVHGGGPMATVGGGGQGPGGPHLQGMDRGANPTPGTPQPPLSGRSQDDATVGYFFQRQPGEQLGGCAPSKHRWPTGDGNHVDQVRAVDEMNYDFQALALESRGMGELLPAKKLWDSDELAKDGRKGMLLGEEWRDNAWGSSHHSVSQPIMVQRRPGQSFHGNGDANSVLSPRSEGGGLGVSMVEYVLSSSPGDKMDGRYRNGGYGGADTDQDGREKNDTQEKASPFEEDKNPELKVGEESDASKANGRGLLNGMDRDCKDFNPTPGSRQASPTEAVERMGPSQTSLEMMGQHHPHALQQQNAAQNKAPTEDFQNQEAQNMGGMEQQAGVESLQFDYAGNQIQVDSSGTPVGLFDYNSQQQLFQRSNHLTVQQLTAAQQQQYALAAAQQQHLAGLAPAFVPNPYIINAAPPGADPYTAAGLAAAATLAGPTVVPPQYYGVPWGVYPANLFQQQAAATANHSANQQASNQGPGPGQPQVMRTGTNQRPLTPGQGQQSQQESLAAAAAANPALAYTGMPGYQVLAPAAYYDQTGALVMGPGARTGLGGPVRLVQTPLLINPAAAQAAAAVSASGSGNSMSGPPANGLYRSMPQPQPQPQQQQPPPPSSGLPSSSFYGSGSVPATSQSSSLFSHTSAAPPPPSSSLGFSSTGGSLGVGLGSALGGFGSSVSSSTSSSVSRRDSLLASSDLYKRGGSSLTPIGQPFYNSLGYSSSPSPIGLTPGHSPLTPPPSLPSSHGSSSSLHLGGLTNGSGRYISAAPGAEAKYRSTGGTSSLFNSSSQLFPPSRPRYSRSDVMPSGRSRLLEDFRNNRFPNLQLRDLPGHMVEFSQDQHGSRFIQQKLERATPAERQMVFGEILQAAYQLMTDVFGNYVIQKFFEFGSADQKLALATRIRGHVLPLALQMYGCRVIQKALESISSDQQSDIVRELDGHVLKCVKDQNGNHVVQKCIECVQPQALQFIIDAFQGQVFVLSTHPYGCRVIQRILEHCTQEQTLPILEELHQHSEQLGQDQYGNYVIQHVLEHGRPEDKSKIVAEVRGKVLVLSQHKFASNVVEKCVIHSSRAERALLIDEVCCQKDGPHSALYTMMKDQYANYVVQRMIDMAEPAQRKIIMHKIRPHIATLRKYTYGKHILAKLEKYYMKSGSDLGPIGGPTNGLM
- the pum2 gene encoding pumilio homolog 2 isoform X2; translated protein: MSVPCSILGMNDVGWQETRGGMLHANGAPETGGVRVHGGGPMATVGGGGQGPGGPHLQGMDRGANPTPGTPQPPLSGRSQDDATVGYFFQRQPGEQLGGCAPSKHRWPTGDGNHVDQVRAVDEMNYDFQALALESRGMGELLPAKKLWDSDELAKDGRKGMLLGEEWRDNAWGSSHHSVSQPIMVQRRPGQSFHGNGDANSVLSPRSEGGGLGVSMVEYVLSSSPGDKMDGRYRNGGYGGADTDQDGREKNDTQEKASPFEEDKNPELKVGEESDASKANGRGLLNGMDRDCKDFNPTPGSRQASPTEAVERMGPSQTSLEMMGQHHPHALQQQNAAQNKAPTEDFQNQEAQNMGGMEQQAGVESLQFDYAGNQIQVDSSGTPVGLFDYNSQQQLFQRSNHLTVQQLTAAQQQQYALAAAQQQHLAGLAPAFVPNPYIINAAPPGADPYTAAGLAAAATLAGPTVVPPQYYGVPWGVYPANLFQQQAAATANHSANQQASNQGPGPGQPQVMRTGTNQRPLTPGQGQQSQQESLAAAAAANPALAYTGMPGYQVLAPAAYYDQTGALVMGPGARTGLGGPVRLVQTPLLINPAAAQAAAVSASGSGNSMSGPPANGLYRSMPQPQPQPQQQQPPPPSSGLPSSSFYGSGSVPATSQSSSLFSHTSAAPPPPSSSLGFSSTGGSLGVGLGSALGGFGSSVSSSTSSSVSRRDSLLASSDLYKRGGSSLTPIGQPFYNSLGYSSSPSPIGLTPGHSPLTPPPSLPSSHGSSSSLHLGGLTNGSGRYISAAPGAEAKYRSTGGTSSLFNSSSQLFPPSRPRYSRSDVMPSGRSRLLEDFRNNRFPNLQLRDLPGHMVEFSQDQHGSRFIQQKLERATPAERQMVFGEILQAAYQLMTDVFGNYVIQKFFEFGSADQKLALATRIRGHVLPLALQMYGCRVIQKALESISSDQQVISDIVRELDGHVLKCVKDQNGNHVVQKCIECVQPQALQFIIDAFQGQVFVLSTHPYGCRVIQRILEHCTQEQTLPILEELHQHSEQLGQKYQGVSLEMTPKTYYTVSSDALFKDQYGNYVIQHVLEHGRPEDKSKIVAEVRGKVLVLSQHKFASNVVEKCVIHSSRAERALLIDEVCCQKDGPHSALYTMMKDQYANYVVQRMIDMAEPAQRKIIMHKIRPHIATLRKYTYGKHILAKLEKYYMKSGSDLGPIGGPTNGLM
- the pum2 gene encoding pumilio homolog 2 isoform X3; this encodes MSVPCSILGMNDVGWQETRGGMLHANGAPETGGVRVHGGGPMATVGGGGQGPGGPHLQGMDRGANPTPGTPQPPLSGRSQDDATVGYFFQRQPGEQLGGCAPSKHRWPTGDGNHVDQVRAVDEMNYDFQALALESRGMGELLPAKKLWDSDELAKDGRKGMLLGEEWRDNAWGSSHHSVSQPIMVQRRPGQSFHGNGDANSVLSPRSEGGGLGVSMVEYVLSSSPGDKMDGRYRNGGYGGADTDQDGREKNDTQEKASPFEEDKNPELKVGEESDASKANGRGLLNGMDRDCKDFNPTPGSRQASPTEAVERMGPSQTSLEMMGQHHPHALQQQNAAQNKAPTEDFQNQEAQNMGGMEQQAGVESLQFDYAGNQIQVDSSGTPVGLFDYNSQQQLFQRSNHLTVQQLTAAQQQQYALAAAQQQHLAGLAPAFVPNPYIINAAPPGADPYTAAGLAAAATLAGPTVVPPQYYGVPWGVYPANLFQQQAAATANHSANQQASNQGPGPGQPQVMRTGTNQRPLTPGQGQQSQQESLAAAAAANPALAYTGMPGYQVLAPAAYYDQTGALVMGPGARTGLGGPVRLVQTPLLINPAAAQAAAAVSASGSGNSMSGPPANGLYRSMPQPQPQPQQQQPPPPSSGLPSSSFYGSGSVPATSQSSSLFSHTSAAPPPPSSSLGFSSTGGSLGVGLGSALGGFGSSVSSSTSSSVSRRDSLLASSDLYKRGGSSLTPIGQPFYNSLGYSSSPSPIGLTPGHSPLTPPPSLPSSHGSSSSLHLGGLTNGSGRYISAAPGAEAKYRSTGGTSSLFNSSSQLFPPSRPRYSRSDVMPSGRSRLLEDFRNNRFPNLQLRDLPGHMVEFSQDQHGSRFIQQKLERATPAERQMVFGEILQAAYQLMTDVFGNYVIQKFFEFGSADQKLALATRIRGHVLPLALQMYGCRVIQKALESISSDQQSDIVRELDGHVLKCVKDQNGNHVVQKCIECVQPQALQFIIDAFQGQVFVLSTHPYGCRVIQRILEHCTQEQTLPILEELHQHSEQLGQKYQGVSLEMTPKTYYTVSSDALFKDQYGNYVIQHVLEHGRPEDKSKIVAEVRGKVLVLSQHKFASNVVEKCVIHSSRAERALLIDEVCCQKDGPHSALYTMMKDQYANYVVQRMIDMAEPAQRKIIMHKIRPHIATLRKYTYGKHILAKLEKYYMKSGSDLGPIGGPTNGLM
- the pum2 gene encoding pumilio homolog 2 isoform X4 is translated as MSVPCSILGMNDVGWQETRGGMLHANGAPETGGVRVHGGGPMATVGGGGQGPGGPHLQGMDRGANPTPGTPQPPLSGRSQDDATVGYFFQRQPGEQLGGCAPSKHRWPTGDGNHVDQVRAVDEMNYDFQALALESRGMGELLPAKKLWDSDELAKDGRKGMLLGEEWRDNAWGSSHHSVSQPIMVQRRPGQSFHGNGDANSVLSPRSEGGGLGVSMVEYVLSSSPGDKMDGRYRNGGYGGADTDQDGREKNDTQEKASPFEEDKNPELKVGEESDASKANGRGLLNGMDRDCKDFNPTPGSRQASPTEAVERMGPSQTSLEMMGQHHPHALQQQNAAQNKAPTEDFQNQEAQNMGGMEQQAGVESLQFDYAGNQIQVDSSGTPVGLFDYNSQQQLFQRSNHLTVQQLTAAQQQQYALAAAQQQHLAGLAPAFVPNPYIINAAPPGADPYTAAGLAAAATLAGPTVVPPQYYGVPWGVYPANLFQQQAAATANHSANQQASNQGPGPGQPQVMRTGTNQRPLTPGQGQQSQQESLAAAAAANPALAYTGMPGYQVLAPAAYYDQTGALVMGPGARTGLGGPVRLVQTPLLINPAAAQAAAAVSASGSGNSMSGPPANGLYRSMPQPQPQPQQQQPPPPSSGLPSSSFYGSGSVPATSQSSSLFSHTSAAPPPPSSSLGFSSTGGSLGVGLGSALGGFGSSVSSSTSSSVSRRDSLLASSDLYKRGGSSLTPIGQPFYNSLGYSSSPSPIGLTPGHSPLTPPPSLPSSHGSSSSLHLGGLTNGSGRYISAAPGAEAKYRSTGGTSSLFNSSSQLFPPSRPRYSRSDVMPSGRSRLLEDFRNNRFPNLQLRDLPGHMVEFSQDQHGSRFIQQKLERATPAERQMVFGEILQAAYQLMTDVFGNYVIQKFFEFGSADQKLALATRIRGHVLPLALQMYGCRVIQKALESISSDQQVISDIVRELDGHVLKCVKDQNGNHVVQKCIECVQPQALQFIIDAFQGQVFVLSTHPYGCRVIQRILEHCTQEQTLPILEELHQHSEQLGQDQYGNYVIQHVLEHGRPEDKSKIVAEVRGKVLVLSQHKFASNVVEKCVIHSSRAERALLIDEVCCQKDGPHSALYTMMKDQYANYVVQRMIDMAEPAQRKIIMHKIRPHIATLRKYTYGKHILAKLEKYYMKSGSDLGPIGGPTNGLM